Within the Chloroflexota bacterium genome, the region CCCTCGTAAGGGGAGTCCGCGCTACATCCACGAATACCACCCTACCTTAAACAGGCTGTCCGCGATTATCGCCAGGAAGAGCGCGCCTAGGTACAGCAGCGAGTATAGATACAGAGGCTTTGCCCCTTCCACGCCGGGACGCTGCATCAGCCGCACCGCGTAGTAGATGAACAGCACACCCAGCACGACCGACCCCACCAGATAAACGAGACCGACCGCGCCCGTAATCGCGAACATAGTCGTCAGCGCAAGCATCAGAAGCGTGTATAGCAGTATGGAGCGCTTCGTAATATCCACGCCCGCGACCACCGGCAACATTGGCACATTCGCGCTTGCGTAATCGTCCTTCAGCAGCAGAGACAGCGCCCAGAAGTGCGGCGGCGTCCAGAAGAAGACGATTGCAAACAGGTATATCGCGGGCAGGTCGAGCGATCCCGTTATCGCGACCCAACCGACAGCCGGCGGTATCGCGCCCGCCGCGCCACCGATGACGATATTCTGCGTTGATGTGCGCTTGAGCGCCATCGTGTACACGAACACATAGAACAGCGTGGCGCACAGCGTCAGTACGGCGCTGAGCAAGTTGACCAGCGAGGCGAGCAGCGCGAACGCGACGACATTCGTCAGTATGCCGAAGGCGATGGCGTGCGTGTTGGGTATTGCGCCAACGACAACGGGACGCTTGCGAGTGCGGGACATTGCTTCGTCGATGTCGCGGTCGAACCACTGGTTCAGCGCGTTTGCGCCCGCGGAGGCGAGCGCGCCCGCAACTAGTACTACCAGCATAACCACGACATCGGGCGTTCCCTGCGCCGCAAGGAACATTCCTCCGAGCGCGGTGAACAGCAGCATCACGATGATTCGCGGCTTCGTCAGTTCCACATACGCCCTGAATAGACTTCGGGGCGGCGACGCAACTTGTGATGTCGTCTGTGTAGTCAAGCCCTTAAGCCCTTTCGATCAATCCGTCAGACAAACCGTCGGCGACGACAATCTCATCGTCGCCGCGCGCTTGCTCGCTGCCGGTGAACCGCTGCGGCACATAGACCAGCCCCGCCACGAACACCAGCGCAATCCACACCAGCGTAGCCATGCTCAGGTGTATCGCCTTTATCTCCGGCGTAAATCCCAGCCAGACCGTCAGCGCGCCGACCAAAATCTGCGCCGCGAACGATGCCGCAAGCAGCAAGCCGCTCCA harbors:
- a CDS encoding protoheme IX farnesyltransferase codes for the protein MTTQTTSQVASPPRSLFRAYVELTKPRIIVMLLFTALGGMFLAAQGTPDVVVMLVVLVAGALASAGANALNQWFDRDIDEAMSRTRKRPVVVGAIPNTHAIAFGILTNVVAFALLASLVNLLSAVLTLCATLFYVFVYTMALKRTSTQNIVIGGAAGAIPPAVGWVAITGSLDLPAIYLFAIVFFWTPPHFWALSLLLKDDYASANVPMLPVVAGVDITKRSILLYTLLMLALTTMFAITGAVGLVYLVGSVVLGVLFIYYAVRLMQRPGVEGAKPLYLYSLLYLGALFLAIIADSLFKVGWYSWM